One window of the Saccopteryx bilineata isolate mSacBil1 chromosome 2, mSacBil1_pri_phased_curated, whole genome shotgun sequence genome contains the following:
- the LOC136325013 gene encoding large ribosomal subunit protein eL31-like, translated as MAPAKKGGEKKKGRSAINEVVTREYTINIHKRIHGVGFKKRAPRALKEIQKFAMKEMGTPDVRIDTRLNKAVWAKEIRNVPYRIRVCLSRKRNEDEDSPNKLYTLVTYVPVTTFKNLQTVNVDEN; from the coding sequence ATGGCTCCCGCAAAGAAGGGTGGCGAAAAGAAAAAGGGCCGTTCTGCCATCAACGAGGTAGTGACCAGAGAGTACACCATCAACATCCACAAGCGCATCCATGGCGTGGGTTTCAAGAAGCGTGCTCCTCGTGCGCTCAAAGAGATCCAGAAATTTGCCATGAAGGAGATGGGAACGCCAGATGTGCGCATTGACACCAGGCTCAACAAAGCTGTCTGGGCCAAAGAAATAAGGAATGTCCCATACCGGATCCGGGTGTGCTTGTCCAGAAAACGTAATGAGGATGAAGATTCGCCAAACAAGCTCTATACATTAGTCACCTATGTACCTGTAACCACTTTCAAAAATCTACAGACAGTTAATGTGGATGAGAATTAA